The following proteins come from a genomic window of Acinetobacter baumannii:
- a CDS encoding TonB-dependent siderophore receptor, whose product MQRTTKHFQINALALAIAMSTISAHAETDQQTSEYGTLPTIKVKAGSGQENEKSYIAGKTDTAVPLGLSVREVPQSVSVITQQRLQDQQLSTLVEVAENVTGVSVNRYETNRGGIYSRGFVVDNYIIDGIPTTYSLPWSSGEIFSSMALYDHIDVVRGATGLTFGAGNPSAAINMVRKRATSTEPTANVEVSAGSWDNYRVMGDIANSLNQSGTVRGRAVAQYEQGDSYTDLLSKEKLSLLLSAEADLSENTLLSGGVTYQEDDPRGPMWGGLPVWFSDGTKTNWSKNTTTSADWTRWNVKYTNLFADLTHKFNDNWSAKLSYFHGKRDANSKLLYVSGSVDKNTGLGLSPYASAYDLEVEQDNASLQLNGSFDLWGLEQKVVLGYQYSNQDFTAYARSTDTKMEIGNFFEWNGSMPEPVWNAPTLNEKYNIEQNALFAATYLNPIEPLKFILGGRFTNYEKNIYGRSSSIKYDHEFVPYAGVIYDFNDVYTAYASYTSIFQPQDNKDFDGNYLDPVEGNSTEVGLKSAWFDGRLNGTLALYHIKQDNLAQEAGQVTRNGVKETYYRAAKGATSEGFEVEVSGQITPDWNITAGYSQFSAKDANDADVNTQLPRKMIQSFTTYKLPGKLENITVGGGVNWQSSTYVNAKNPKKVIEKVEQGGYALVNLMARYQITKDFSAQLNINNVFNKKYYGVFPAYGQITLGAPRNAALTLQYKF is encoded by the coding sequence ATGCAAAGGACTACGAAACACTTTCAAATTAATGCATTAGCACTTGCAATAGCAATGAGCACAATTTCAGCGCATGCAGAGACTGATCAGCAGACTTCGGAATATGGAACTCTTCCTACCATTAAAGTAAAAGCTGGAAGTGGCCAAGAAAATGAAAAAAGTTATATAGCAGGGAAAACAGATACAGCGGTTCCACTGGGTTTATCTGTTCGTGAGGTTCCACAATCTGTTTCTGTCATTACTCAACAGCGTTTACAAGACCAGCAATTGTCAACTTTGGTTGAGGTCGCCGAAAATGTTACAGGGGTAAGTGTCAACCGTTATGAAACCAACCGAGGTGGAATCTATTCACGTGGTTTTGTAGTAGATAACTATATTATTGATGGTATTCCCACCACATATAGCTTGCCTTGGTCTTCAGGTGAAATTTTCTCAAGTATGGCCTTATATGATCATATTGATGTAGTTCGAGGGGCAACAGGTCTTACATTTGGTGCTGGAAACCCATCTGCTGCGATTAATATGGTTCGTAAGCGTGCTACGAGTACAGAGCCAACAGCTAACGTAGAAGTGAGTGCAGGGAGTTGGGATAATTACCGTGTTATGGGTGATATTGCCAACTCCCTTAATCAATCAGGGACAGTACGTGGACGAGCAGTGGCCCAATATGAACAAGGCGACAGCTATACCGACTTGTTGTCTAAAGAAAAGCTATCTTTACTGTTAAGTGCTGAAGCGGATTTATCTGAAAATACCCTTTTATCGGGTGGGGTAACTTATCAGGAAGATGATCCGCGTGGACCAATGTGGGGAGGTTTACCTGTCTGGTTTAGTGATGGCACAAAAACGAACTGGTCTAAAAATACCACTACAAGTGCTGACTGGACACGCTGGAATGTTAAATATACCAACCTATTTGCAGATTTAACTCATAAATTTAATGACAACTGGTCAGCTAAACTATCTTATTTTCATGGTAAGCGTGATGCTAATTCTAAGCTTTTATATGTTTCAGGTAGTGTAGATAAAAATACTGGTCTAGGGCTATCTCCTTATGCATCAGCGTATGACCTTGAGGTAGAGCAAGATAATGCTTCTTTGCAGCTCAATGGTAGTTTTGATTTGTGGGGCTTAGAACAAAAGGTTGTTTTGGGTTATCAATATTCCAATCAGGACTTTACAGCATATGCTCGTTCAACTGATACAAAAATGGAAATTGGCAATTTCTTTGAATGGAACGGCAGCATGCCTGAGCCAGTGTGGAATGCACCTACACTCAATGAGAAATATAATATTGAACAAAATGCACTATTCGCTGCGACTTATTTAAATCCGATTGAGCCTCTAAAATTTATTTTAGGTGGACGTTTTACAAATTATGAAAAGAATATATATGGTCGTAGTTCATCCATAAAATATGACCACGAATTTGTTCCTTATGCAGGGGTTATCTATGATTTCAATGATGTTTATACTGCTTATGCAAGTTATACCAGTATTTTTCAGCCTCAAGATAATAAAGACTTTGATGGAAACTATTTAGACCCGGTTGAAGGAAACAGTACTGAAGTAGGCTTAAAATCTGCATGGTTTGATGGACGTTTGAATGGTACTTTAGCGCTTTATCATATTAAGCAAGACAATTTAGCTCAGGAAGCAGGACAAGTTACTCGTAACGGGGTAAAAGAAACCTATTATCGGGCAGCAAAAGGTGCGACGAGTGAAGGTTTCGAAGTTGAAGTAAGTGGACAAATCACACCAGACTGGAATATTACAGCAGGTTATAGCCAGTTCTCTGCCAAAGATGCAAATGATGCCGATGTTAATACCCAACTTCCTCGCAAGATGATTCAGTCATTTACCACCTATAAATTACCGGGCAAATTAGAAAACATAACCGTGGGTGGCGGGGTAAATTGGCAAAGCAGTACTTATGTTAATGCTAAGAATCCGAAGAAAGTTATTGAGAAAGTTGAGCAAGGAGGTTATGCACTTGTAAACCTTATGGCTCGTTATCAAATTACAAAAGATTTTTCGGCTCAGCTTAATATTAACAACGTATTTAATAAAAAATATTACGGTGTTTTCCCGGCGTATGGCCAAATTACTTTAGGTGCCCCTCGAAATGCGGCGCTAACACTACAATATAAGTTTTAA
- a CDS encoding GNAT family N-acetyltransferase produces the protein MNIFIRDEREEDIKEIEELTKAAFLNAEHTSHTEHFIVNNLRKHKQLTVSLVAVEDNTIVGHVAISPVQISSGEKNWYGLGPISVAPNKQGQGIGSLLMNSSLEKLKKLGAKGCVLLGDPKYYSRFGFKAYPDLKLAGVPPEYFQALSFQNYVPKGDVSYHEAFNAQD, from the coding sequence ATGAATATTTTTATTCGCGATGAGCGAGAAGAAGATATTAAAGAAATTGAAGAATTGACTAAAGCGGCATTTCTAAATGCTGAACATACGAGCCATACTGAACACTTTATTGTTAATAATTTAAGAAAGCACAAACAACTTACAGTCTCTTTAGTTGCGGTTGAAGATAATACTATTGTTGGACATGTGGCAATTTCACCAGTGCAAATTTCATCAGGTGAAAAGAATTGGTATGGCTTAGGACCTATTTCTGTCGCGCCGAATAAGCAAGGACAAGGCATTGGATCATTGCTTATGAATAGCTCTTTAGAAAAATTAAAAAAATTAGGCGCAAAAGGTTGTGTTTTATTAGGTGATCCAAAGTATTACAGTCGCTTTGGTTTTAAAGCATACCCTGACCTAAAACTAGCTGGAGTGCCCCCTGAATACTTCCAAGCCTTAAGTTTTCAAAATTATGTTCCTAAAGGTGATGTAAGCTACCATGAAGCATTTAATGCCCAAGACTAA
- a CDS encoding mechanosensitive ion channel family protein has product MDFFNFYRDLQAELSNYPWLEMLVSLTLLILFAALANFIAKRIIVRGIRHLVTKIKSLNQSVFAQHSVIKRFANIVPAIVIMNGITTVPHLSEKAVALVQMGAQAFIFLTIALTISELLNIFNLIYQRNPKSRNKPIKGYLQLVKLIIFVVCGLMILGTFLKKDVFTLLAGFGAMAAVLMLVFQNTILSLVASVQIASYDMVRIGDWIEMPSLNADGDVIDISLHTVTVQNFDKTYTTIPTNKLVTDTFKNWRGMSNAGCRRMKRSLYIDQTSVHFMTEEEQQKLKDFLLLDQYLNAKQSEIDEFNKHLGSQSRYNKRRLTNIGTFRAYVEFYLRQHKGIAQNQTLIVRQLQPTSEGLPLEIYAFTNTTAWVSYEAIQSDIFDHLIAILPEFGLRVYQAPSGHDFQKLSVE; this is encoded by the coding sequence TTGGATTTTTTTAATTTTTATCGTGATCTTCAAGCTGAGTTAAGCAACTATCCTTGGCTAGAAATGCTAGTTTCGCTCACACTTTTGATCCTGTTTGCTGCATTAGCAAATTTCATTGCTAAACGAATTATTGTTCGGGGAATACGTCATTTAGTGACTAAAATTAAGTCACTCAACCAGTCAGTTTTTGCCCAGCATAGTGTCATTAAGCGATTTGCCAATATTGTGCCGGCCATTGTCATTATGAATGGTATTACTACCGTTCCGCATTTGTCGGAAAAAGCGGTTGCTTTGGTACAGATGGGCGCACAAGCATTCATTTTCCTCACGATTGCGCTCACCATTAGTGAATTATTAAATATATTTAATTTAATCTATCAGCGTAATCCAAAATCTAGAAACAAGCCGATTAAAGGTTACTTGCAACTCGTTAAACTCATTATTTTTGTTGTTTGCGGATTAATGATTTTGGGTACATTCCTGAAAAAGGATGTATTTACGTTGTTGGCTGGCTTCGGTGCAATGGCAGCCGTATTAATGTTAGTTTTCCAAAATACAATTTTGTCATTGGTCGCGAGTGTACAAATTGCCTCTTATGATATGGTTCGTATTGGGGACTGGATTGAAATGCCATCGCTTAATGCTGATGGTGATGTCATTGATATTTCATTGCACACGGTGACCGTTCAAAACTTTGATAAAACATACACCACGATTCCAACCAATAAACTAGTGACAGACACTTTTAAAAACTGGCGTGGTATGAGTAATGCGGGCTGTCGCCGTATGAAGCGTTCTCTTTATATCGATCAAACTAGCGTGCACTTCATGACCGAAGAAGAGCAACAAAAACTCAAAGATTTTTTATTGCTAGATCAATATCTCAATGCCAAGCAATCTGAGATTGACGAATTTAATAAGCATTTAGGTAGTCAATCCCGTTATAACAAAAGACGCTTAACCAATATCGGAACATTTAGAGCATATGTTGAATTCTATTTGCGCCAGCATAAAGGGATTGCTCAAAATCAAACGCTTATTGTTCGCCAACTACAACCAACGAGTGAAGGTCTACCATTAGAGATCTATGCATTTACCAATACCACTGCATGGGTTTCTTATGAAGCAATTCAGTCCGATATTTTTGATCATCTGATTGCGATTTTGCCTGAGTTTGGCTTAAGAGTGTATCAGGCACCTTCAGGCCATGATTTTCAGAAATTATCAGTAGAATAA
- a CDS encoding TonB-dependent receptor, whose amino-acid sequence MGNKIKSNKLFTRKSEAKNIIPLLSLGGAIFLSNSAFAASPSETTDAEKKPEALPTITITASRADELSTSAKQVTKLDEKQIELLRNGSSGNIATVLAKAVPGLSDSSRTITDYGQTLRGRNALILVDGVPMNLTRDTSRGLSAIDPESIANIEVIRGSNAIYGGGASGGIISITTKAAGGEPTAKTVVGLQTPLTNFRSNALSGDIHQYFTGSFNAFDYALDFGYQRIGSPYDASGDRVAPEPSQGDLYDADAYSVGGKLGYHIDDNQYVQFAANYYNAEQDSDYASDPSVKNAPAGTVPAKAIKGLKLKDQNKNENQIYNLTYNHKDFFGNKVDAQIYYRDFFTRFSPFDARKNANRGGQVDQIYQENNVLGSRLTVTTPLEFLGDTSLVWGGDFSREKSEMSLDIFDQKIYDQSGGLEFVKIGKLIYLPELTTQSIGGFLQLKHRFNDQWSAEAGTRYEDSYAQIDSFVPLSQLGKTNPYTVQGGKVKADAWLYNANVTFSPNDQHSIYASFNQGFQLPDVGLIIRNAGEGFNLGSSFLEPVKVDNYELGWKGNFNNFSSSLAVFHSTSDLGAVQSFNNGLVLARTKEKVTGVEATFDYLDDANVWGTGGSVTWMKGREKPQNGAEQDMTGFRIPPLKLTGYISYSPTETWTNRLQATYFGSEDYRLNGKNSFGRYDVKSYTTADLISSFALNKKDTMTIGLENMFNRKYYPLYSQLLRTSDNTSHLVANGVTLKVTYSHKW is encoded by the coding sequence ATGGGAAATAAGATAAAAAGTAATAAACTTTTTACTAGGAAGTCTGAAGCAAAAAATATCATTCCACTTCTATCACTTGGTGGAGCCATCTTTCTCTCAAACTCGGCCTTTGCAGCCTCGCCTTCTGAGACAACAGATGCTGAAAAAAAACCTGAAGCACTCCCTACAATTACAATCACCGCTTCACGTGCAGATGAACTTTCTACATCTGCCAAACAAGTGACCAAGCTAGATGAAAAACAAATTGAACTTTTAAGAAATGGTTCATCTGGAAATATTGCAACTGTTTTAGCTAAAGCCGTACCGGGCCTGTCTGACTCAAGCCGAACCATTACCGATTATGGTCAAACTTTACGGGGCCGTAATGCCCTCATCTTGGTCGATGGCGTTCCAATGAACCTGACACGCGACACATCAAGAGGTCTTTCAGCTATCGACCCTGAAAGTATTGCTAACATTGAAGTCATTCGCGGTAGTAACGCAATTTATGGTGGTGGCGCTTCTGGCGGTATTATTTCAATTACCACGAAAGCTGCTGGCGGTGAACCTACCGCCAAAACAGTCGTTGGGCTTCAAACACCTTTAACAAATTTCCGTTCTAATGCTTTAAGTGGTGACATTCATCAATATTTCACAGGCAGCTTTAACGCCTTTGACTATGCACTCGACTTTGGTTACCAACGTATTGGTAGTCCATACGATGCAAGTGGCGACCGTGTTGCCCCTGAACCAAGTCAAGGAGATTTATATGATGCCGATGCTTACAGCGTAGGCGGTAAGCTTGGTTATCATATTGATGACAACCAATATGTCCAGTTTGCTGCAAACTACTATAATGCCGAGCAAGACTCAGATTATGCATCTGACCCAAGTGTGAAGAATGCCCCTGCCGGAACCGTACCAGCCAAAGCTATTAAAGGCTTAAAGCTCAAAGACCAAAATAAAAACGAAAATCAGATCTACAATTTAACCTATAACCATAAAGACTTTTTTGGCAATAAGGTTGATGCCCAAATTTATTACCGCGACTTCTTTACCCGTTTTTCACCATTTGATGCACGAAAAAATGCAAATCGTGGTGGACAAGTCGATCAGATCTATCAAGAAAATAATGTACTCGGTAGCCGCTTAACTGTGACTACACCACTTGAGTTTTTAGGTGACACCTCATTGGTTTGGGGTGGTGACTTTAGTCGCGAAAAGAGCGAAATGTCTTTAGATATTTTTGATCAAAAAATTTATGACCAATCTGGTGGCCTAGAGTTTGTAAAAATTGGCAAACTTATTTATTTACCGGAACTCACCACACAAAGTATTGGTGGTTTTTTACAGTTAAAGCACCGCTTTAATGACCAATGGTCGGCAGAAGCTGGTACGCGTTATGAAGACAGCTATGCCCAAATTGATAGCTTTGTTCCATTATCACAATTAGGCAAAACTAACCCTTACACCGTTCAGGGCGGAAAAGTGAAAGCTGATGCATGGTTGTACAATGCTAATGTGACTTTCTCTCCAAACGACCAACATTCAATTTATGCATCGTTTAACCAAGGTTTTCAATTACCTGATGTAGGTTTAATTATTCGTAATGCTGGTGAAGGTTTTAACCTTGGTTCGTCATTCTTAGAACCTGTAAAAGTCGATAATTATGAGTTGGGCTGGAAAGGAAACTTTAATAACTTCTCTTCAAGCTTAGCGGTCTTCCACTCTACTTCTGACCTTGGTGCTGTACAATCATTCAACAATGGTTTAGTCCTCGCTAGAACTAAAGAAAAAGTCACTGGTGTTGAAGCAACTTTTGACTATCTGGACGATGCCAATGTTTGGGGAACTGGTGGTAGTGTTACATGGATGAAAGGCCGTGAAAAACCGCAAAACGGTGCTGAGCAAGACATGACAGGCTTCCGTATTCCGCCATTAAAACTCACAGGTTATATTTCTTATAGCCCAACAGAAACTTGGACAAACCGCCTACAAGCTACTTACTTCGGTTCAGAAGATTACCGCCTAAACGGCAAGAATAGTTTTGGTCGCTACGATGTAAAATCTTATACAACAGCAGATTTAATCAGTAGCTTTGCACTTAATAAAAAAGACACCATGACGATTGGTTTAGAGAATATGTTTAACCGCAAGTACTATCCTCTATATAGCCAATTATTAAGAACAAGCGATAATACCAGTCACTTAGTTGCAAATGGTGTAACGTTAAAAGTGACTTATAGCCATAAGTGGTAA
- a CDS encoding TetR/AcrR family transcriptional regulator produces MPNLEASFRALRMLHTARDLFKQYGFHKVGVDRIIAESKITKATFYNYFHSKERLIEMCLTFQKDGLKEEVFSIIYSYRELMVFDKLKKIFFLHANLEGLYRLPLQAIFEIEKFYPTAYKVVVDYRNWLVTQIHQLLLTIKATATLEDAYMFLFVIDGAMVQLLSKDRIDERDKLLDYFLIMMS; encoded by the coding sequence ATGCCAAATTTAGAAGCTTCATTTAGAGCACTTAGAATGCTTCACACAGCAAGAGATTTATTTAAACAATACGGATTTCACAAGGTTGGTGTCGACCGAATTATTGCTGAGTCCAAAATTACCAAAGCCACCTTTTACAACTATTTCCACTCTAAAGAAAGACTCATTGAAATGTGCTTAACCTTTCAAAAGGACGGGCTAAAAGAAGAAGTATTTTCTATTATTTATTCATACCGTGAACTTATGGTATTTGATAAGCTCAAGAAAATCTTTTTTCTGCATGCCAACCTCGAAGGGCTGTACCGTTTACCTTTACAGGCCATTTTTGAAATTGAAAAGTTTTATCCAACTGCCTATAAAGTGGTGGTTGATTATAGAAACTGGTTGGTGACCCAAATACATCAATTACTTTTAACCATTAAAGCCACAGCTACACTCGAAGACGCCTATATGTTTTTGTTTGTGATTGATGGGGCAATGGTCCAGCTTTTGAGTAAAGATAGAATAGATGAACGAGATAAATTATTAGATTATTTTTTAATAATGATGTCCTAG
- a CDS encoding Lrp/AsnC family transcriptional regulator: protein MNSTEYTLDRIDRKILSALRRNGRLTVAQLAEEVGLSSSPCWTRLKRLESLKIIEGYTVNVNPKAIGIHELFFIEITLERHDDEMLENFSEALADIPEVVEAHLVTGDYDYLVKVAVKDAEHYERFLRKKLYSIKGIRHTRSTFALRPLKSANTADLMLIE, encoded by the coding sequence TTGAACAGCACAGAATACACACTAGATCGTATAGATCGGAAAATATTATCTGCCCTACGTAGAAATGGCCGTTTAACGGTTGCACAGCTCGCCGAAGAAGTCGGGCTTTCATCTTCGCCTTGCTGGACTCGACTCAAACGTTTAGAAAGTCTAAAAATTATTGAAGGCTATACCGTAAACGTAAACCCCAAAGCGATTGGCATTCATGAGTTGTTTTTTATTGAAATTACCCTAGAACGCCACGATGATGAAATGTTAGAAAACTTTAGCGAGGCTTTGGCAGATATTCCGGAAGTGGTCGAAGCGCATTTAGTTACGGGCGACTATGATTATTTGGTGAAAGTGGCCGTAAAAGATGCCGAGCATTACGAACGTTTTTTACGTAAAAAGCTCTACTCGATTAAAGGAATTCGCCACACGCGTTCAACCTTTGCTTTACGACCGCTTAAATCTGCCAATACTGCCGATTTAATGTTGATTGAATAA
- a CDS encoding chorismate mutase, with translation MLNIKNIQQTVKVATTVAALMCFSSLAQAYQYEQTARLINERLSYMKDVAGYKAEQHLPIEDLTQEKKVLDQSLSEADAFGLNSETVKPFIVAQMDVAKAIQYRYRADWMSSPETNWKPQDLSEVRVKISALNTELLKNIAYELKKNNNKAPHGCSYMWPVQHPQLKEADKRALCVTLNKIKLKQ, from the coding sequence ATGTTAAATATTAAGAATATTCAACAAACGGTTAAAGTAGCGACTACAGTGGCAGCTTTGATGTGCTTTTCTTCACTGGCACAAGCATATCAATATGAGCAAACCGCGCGTTTAATTAACGAACGCTTATCTTATATGAAAGATGTCGCAGGTTATAAGGCAGAGCAGCATTTACCGATTGAAGATTTAACACAAGAAAAGAAAGTACTCGATCAATCGCTTTCTGAAGCTGACGCTTTTGGGCTTAACAGCGAAACAGTAAAGCCATTTATAGTGGCGCAAATGGATGTGGCTAAAGCAATCCAGTACCGTTATCGCGCCGACTGGATGTCGAGCCCAGAAACCAACTGGAAGCCTCAAGACTTAAGCGAAGTACGCGTAAAAATTAGCGCTTTAAACACGGAGCTGCTAAAAAATATCGCCTATGAACTTAAGAAAAATAATAACAAAGCGCCTCATGGCTGTAGCTATATGTGGCCTGTTCAGCATCCTCAACTTAAAGAAGCTGACAAGAGAGCTTTATGTGTAACATTGAATAAAATCAAATTAAAACAATGA
- a CDS encoding SDR family NAD(P)-dependent oxidoreductase, with product MLKTIFQKFQKKQGCVVIAGHDIELLEQNFVILDKNEQSPLHVYQAVHDSSVQNIQVNRVNDGITSVRLNLVNTEHLKSLLKYIASHSHNIELCVFQPNFSSAPNIEALSLEEIEHSWQTTGLSAVSVSQAVIKPMLKQQRGTVIFLGAPSNNSAHYDVLSQSMFASIRALSQSLAREFQPKGIHVTYCMVEKWDGQNQHFISSVKQVCQYIYQQPNTAWSQELSVS from the coding sequence ATGCTAAAAACAATATTTCAGAAGTTTCAAAAAAAGCAGGGCTGTGTAGTTATTGCAGGTCATGATATAGAACTACTTGAGCAGAACTTTGTAATTTTAGACAAAAATGAGCAATCTCCATTGCATGTCTATCAAGCTGTGCATGATTCTAGCGTTCAGAATATACAAGTAAACCGTGTAAATGATGGCATAACGAGTGTCCGTTTAAACTTGGTGAATACTGAGCATTTAAAAAGCTTACTAAAATATATTGCCAGCCATAGTCATAACATTGAGTTATGCGTGTTTCAGCCAAATTTTTCATCTGCGCCAAATATTGAAGCTTTATCTTTAGAAGAAATTGAGCACAGTTGGCAAACAACGGGTTTAAGCGCAGTGAGCGTGTCACAAGCAGTGATTAAACCAATGCTAAAGCAGCAGCGAGGCACTGTTATTTTTCTTGGAGCGCCATCTAATAACTCGGCTCACTACGATGTGTTAAGCCAAAGCATGTTTGCGAGTATTCGAGCGTTATCACAGTCATTGGCAAGAGAGTTTCAACCCAAAGGTATACATGTGACATATTGCATGGTGGAAAAATGGGATGGGCAAAACCAGCACTTTATTTCATCTGTTAAACAAGTCTGTCAGTACATCTATCAACAACCTAACACTGCATGGAGTCAAGAGCTTAGCGTGTCTTGA
- a CDS encoding SDR family NAD(P)-dependent oxidoreductase, producing MASATPDKIRDCAVVIGVGASQGIGAAVCHRFAKEGLKVYVAGRTFQKIEAVAAEIHANVGEAVAFRLDAEDINQVQALFDTIISQNERITAVIHNVGGNIPSIFLRSPLSFFTQMWQSTFLSAYLVAQSCLKIFKEQNHGTLIFTGASASLRGKPFFAAFTMGKSALRTYALNLAQIYKTQGIHIAHVIIDGMVDGDRINKALFGLGRFIRLTRGTGGLNINAIADNYWMLYQQSPELWTHELDLRPYQEKF from the coding sequence ATGGCATCAGCAACACCAGATAAAATACGAGATTGTGCAGTTGTTATTGGCGTTGGGGCATCACAGGGCATCGGTGCTGCTGTCTGTCATCGCTTTGCAAAAGAGGGCTTAAAAGTTTACGTTGCTGGACGTACTTTCCAAAAAATTGAGGCAGTAGCTGCCGAAATTCATGCCAATGTAGGTGAAGCTGTGGCATTTCGTCTAGATGCAGAAGATATCAATCAAGTTCAAGCATTGTTTGACACCATCATAAGTCAGAATGAACGCATTACTGCAGTTATTCATAATGTTGGGGGAAATATTCCCTCAATTTTTTTACGCAGTCCGTTATCGTTTTTTACTCAAATGTGGCAATCTACTTTTTTATCAGCTTATTTAGTTGCTCAAAGCTGTTTAAAAATATTTAAAGAACAAAACCACGGTACGCTTATTTTTACCGGAGCCAGTGCTTCGTTGCGTGGAAAGCCTTTTTTTGCAGCTTTCACTATGGGGAAATCTGCCTTGCGGACTTATGCATTAAACTTAGCTCAAATTTATAAAACTCAAGGCATTCATATTGCTCATGTCATTATTGATGGAATGGTGGATGGCGACAGAATTAATAAAGCTTTATTTGGTCTAGGACGTTTCATTCGACTCACACGGGGAACGGGTGGACTCAATATTAATGCCATAGCCGACAACTATTGGATGCTTTACCAGCAAAGCCCTGAGCTTTGGACACACGAGCTAGATTTACGCCCATACCAAGAAAAATTTTGA
- a CDS encoding glutathione S-transferase family protein, whose protein sequence is MSDIILHQWEISPFCQKVARALKFKGIPYETINYNGILGAKVPLLSKVGKVPVIDHKGQRIQDSTRIARYLDETFPDTPRLYPEDANQKALAELWEDWADESLYFYEVYLRVNDSEALEEAIRISSIGRPAYEKPMVKGFILAELKTQLFFQGLGRMKAENVEEEFIRHLDRVEQVLSQSEWLVGENQTIADIAVVAQLGEVIRTSKKFGKEILDRPFMAEWYKKQTG, encoded by the coding sequence ATGTCGGATATTATTTTGCATCAATGGGAAATTTCTCCATTTTGCCAAAAAGTTGCAAGAGCTTTGAAATTTAAGGGAATCCCATACGAAACGATTAATTACAACGGCATTCTTGGAGCGAAAGTTCCTTTGCTCAGTAAAGTGGGCAAAGTACCTGTTATTGACCATAAAGGGCAGCGTATACAAGACAGTACCCGTATCGCTCGCTACCTAGACGAAACTTTTCCGGATACACCTCGACTTTATCCCGAAGACGCAAATCAAAAGGCACTTGCAGAACTTTGGGAAGACTGGGCAGATGAATCACTCTATTTTTATGAAGTATATTTAAGAGTAAATGATTCGGAAGCTTTAGAAGAAGCAATTCGTATTAGCAGTATTGGCCGCCCTGCATATGAAAAACCTATGGTGAAGGGTTTTATTTTAGCTGAACTCAAAACACAGCTTTTCTTTCAAGGCTTGGGCAGAATGAAAGCTGAAAATGTTGAAGAAGAATTTATACGACACCTCGACCGTGTTGAGCAGGTTTTATCACAAAGTGAATGGTTAGTAGGTGAGAATCAAACGATTGCAGACATAGCTGTAGTTGCTCAACTTGGTGAAGTCATTCGTACAAGTAAGAAGTTTGGTAAGGAAATCTTGGATCGTCCATTTATGGCAGAATGGTATAAAAAACAAACAGGTTGA